From one Syntrophobacterales bacterium genomic stretch:
- the recG gene encoding ATP-dependent DNA helicase RecG, which produces MEPLLKIIEKMEAPLSFAAWNSYSRLSLVENLGEAMTSFLNQLRGAVNPKGNKLTRIEEADAIINELSRLFLDYDVSGAEDKKVRIDNAVKALADLKGILQRDSVNEKEKGGEGSLRSQTALFLPITSISGVGTRIAALFTRKDIKTIEELLYFLPRRYEDRRHISLIAETVPGVKQIVVGRVVHAELRFYGRKKVFEALIEDFSGVIKAKWFKGQELFLRNSFKPNTRVILAGAIVGFPFDREIIHPDFEILSEGDDQLLHFKRIVPIYSETAGLPQKTIRRITWRAVRNFAPLMMSPIPENIIKSRSLMNFRDAFRMVHFPDNDHNIDDYQQMHSAAHRRLIYDEFFFFQLGMALRKKGQLLEKGISFNVNPEMLRTLYNILPFSLTDAQSRTIAEIGKDMASLLPMNRLLQGDVGSGKTIVATIAAVVACANGYQTAIMAPTEILAEQHYRNISALLDKLGIQCELLTGNLSAPQKAEVLEKIKNGRSGFVVGTHALIQGKVVFKNLGLVVIDEQHRFGVVQRAALRKKGQIPDVLVMTATPIPRTLAMTVYGDLDVSVIDEMPPGKQPTRTKVFSEAQRSSVYEIIRREVKKGRQAFIVYPLVEASENLDLKDAVRMAEHLQKDVFPELNVGLVHGRMKGKEKEQVMGDFVGMKINILVATTVIEVGIDIPAASLMVIEHAERFGLSQLHQLRGRVGRGGAPSYCILLAQKPASEDARKRLRIMEETNDGFRIAEEDLAIRGPGEFMGTRQSGLPDFRIANIARDGRILSEAKEDAFSVVDDDPYLTDPNHSELRDVLLRRWEGRLSLAKTG; this is translated from the coding sequence ATGGAGCCATTATTAAAAATCATCGAAAAAATGGAGGCGCCGCTTTCTTTTGCAGCATGGAACTCTTACAGCCGTCTGTCGCTTGTCGAAAATCTCGGCGAGGCGATGACGTCTTTTCTGAATCAGCTCCGAGGAGCGGTCAATCCCAAGGGCAATAAACTTACCCGAATTGAGGAGGCAGATGCCATCATAAACGAACTTTCAAGGCTGTTTCTGGATTATGATGTATCAGGCGCCGAAGACAAGAAAGTACGGATCGATAATGCAGTCAAAGCGCTTGCCGATTTGAAAGGCATTCTGCAAAGAGATTCCGTTAATGAAAAAGAAAAAGGCGGGGAGGGGTCGTTACGTTCGCAAACCGCCCTTTTTCTCCCCATTACTTCCATCTCCGGGGTGGGAACGAGGATAGCCGCTCTTTTCACCCGTAAAGATATAAAAACAATAGAGGAGCTTCTCTACTTTCTCCCCCGTCGCTACGAAGACCGCCGACATATTTCCCTGATCGCGGAAACTGTTCCTGGAGTAAAGCAGATTGTCGTAGGCAGAGTCGTGCATGCCGAGCTGCGTTTCTATGGCAGGAAAAAGGTGTTCGAAGCACTAATCGAGGACTTTTCCGGGGTTATCAAGGCCAAATGGTTTAAAGGACAGGAACTGTTTTTGCGCAATTCCTTTAAGCCAAACACCCGCGTCATCCTTGCCGGCGCGATTGTCGGGTTTCCTTTTGACCGGGAAATAATCCATCCGGATTTCGAGATTCTCAGCGAAGGCGACGACCAGCTCCTTCACTTCAAGCGGATTGTGCCGATCTATTCCGAAACAGCCGGGCTTCCCCAAAAAACTATTCGGCGGATAACATGGCGGGCTGTGCGTAACTTTGCGCCCCTCATGATGAGCCCGATCCCTGAAAACATAATCAAAAGCCGCTCCCTGATGAATTTTCGCGATGCTTTTCGTATGGTCCATTTTCCCGATAACGACCACAATATCGATGACTATCAACAAATGCATTCGGCGGCCCATCGGCGGCTCATCTATGATGAGTTTTTCTTTTTTCAACTGGGAATGGCCCTGAGAAAAAAGGGACAGCTTCTTGAAAAGGGCATTTCTTTCAACGTCAATCCGGAGATGCTGCGCACTCTCTACAATATCCTCCCTTTTTCTCTAACCGACGCCCAAAGTCGCACTATTGCGGAAATCGGGAAAGACATGGCCTCTTTGTTGCCGATGAACAGGCTTTTGCAGGGGGATGTGGGTTCCGGAAAGACAATTGTTGCGACCATCGCTGCCGTGGTTGCCTGTGCGAATGGATATCAGACGGCAATTATGGCCCCGACCGAAATCCTTGCCGAACAGCACTACCGCAATATATCTGCATTGTTGGATAAGCTGGGAATCCAATGCGAGCTGCTGACCGGCAACCTGTCGGCGCCCCAAAAGGCGGAGGTTCTGGAAAAAATAAAAAACGGACGTAGTGGGTTTGTCGTGGGCACACATGCCCTGATTCAGGGCAAGGTTGTTTTTAAAAATTTGGGCCTCGTTGTGATCGATGAACAGCACCGCTTCGGCGTCGTTCAGCGGGCAGCCCTCCGCAAAAAAGGGCAAATTCCCGATGTCCTGGTCATGACCGCAACCCCCATCCCCCGCACCCTGGCAATGACGGTTTATGGCGATCTGGACGTCTCGGTTATCGATGAAATGCCCCCCGGAAAACAGCCAACGCGGACGAAGGTTTTTTCGGAAGCCCAAAGGTCGAGCGTTTATGAAATTATCCGCCGCGAGGTTAAAAAAGGCAGACAGGCGTTCATTGTCTATCCCCTGGTAGAAGCTTCGGAAAATCTTGACCTTAAGGATGCCGTTCGTATGGCGGAACACCTCCAAAAGGATGTTTTTCCGGAGCTGAACGTAGGCCTTGTCCATGGTCGGATGAAAGGTAAGGAAAAAGAGCAGGTTATGGGTGATTTTGTCGGGATGAAAATCAACATTCTCGTCGCGACGACGGTCATTGAAGTGGGGATTGACATTCCCGCCGCGTCGCTGATGGTAATCGAGCACGCGGAGCGGTTCGGGCTCTCCCAGCTTCACCAACTTAGGGGGCGTGTGGGCCGGGGCGGTGCTCCGTCTTACTGCATTTTGCTTGCTCAGAAGCCTGCCTCTGAAGACGCCCGCAAAAGATTGCGCATTATGGAGGAGACTAACGACGGCTTCCGCATTGCCGAAGAGGATCTGGCTATACGGGGGCCGGGTGAATTCATGGGAACCAGACAATCCGGCCTTCCCGATTTCAGAATAGCCAATATCGCACGGGATGGAAGGATTCTCTCGGAGGCGAAGGAGGATGCCTTTTCGGTTGTGGATGATGACCCGTATCTGACAGACCCGAATCACTCTGAACTCCGGGATGTTCTCCTGCGCAGATGGGAAGGGAGACTGTCCCTGGCGAAGACGGGATAA
- the purM gene encoding phosphoribosylformylglycinamidine cyclo-ligase, giving the protein MTDKLTYRKSGVDIDAGNSFVERIKPLIKNTARREMMSGIGGFGGLFHLDTGKIKDPLLVSSTDGVGTKLKIAQLMDKHDTVGIDLVAMSVNDIIVQGAEPLFFLDYIACGKLDVDKSVQIVEGIVAGCQDAGCSLLGGETAEMPGFYPNGEYDLAGFCVGVVEADKLIDGSEVRVGDRIIGIASSGLHSNGFSLVRRTLFDEGKLKPSAKIAGFDQSLGLELLTPTKIYVKPILNLIKNFQIHGIVHITGGGFTENIPRIIPAQCCSVIRRGSWPILPIFDLLRDIGKIDAEEMFRVFNMGIGMVLIVAKNDEAEIIDRLDKMGEHGYALGEIEMRGKDDRSVYFI; this is encoded by the coding sequence ATGACAGACAAACTTACTTACAGAAAATCCGGAGTTGACATAGATGCGGGCAATTCCTTTGTTGAGAGAATAAAACCTCTGATAAAAAACACCGCCCGCAGGGAAATGATGAGTGGGATTGGCGGGTTCGGCGGCCTTTTTCACCTCGACACGGGGAAAATAAAAGACCCTCTGCTTGTCTCTTCCACAGACGGCGTAGGCACCAAACTCAAAATCGCGCAATTGATGGACAAGCATGATACGGTCGGAATCGACCTGGTGGCGATGTCGGTAAACGACATCATTGTTCAGGGAGCGGAGCCGCTCTTTTTTCTCGACTACATAGCATGCGGCAAGCTGGATGTAGATAAAAGCGTTCAAATTGTTGAAGGAATCGTCGCGGGATGTCAGGATGCCGGCTGCTCGCTGCTCGGCGGGGAAACGGCGGAGATGCCGGGGTTCTATCCCAACGGCGAGTATGATCTTGCCGGTTTTTGCGTCGGCGTTGTCGAAGCTGATAAGCTGATCGACGGATCCGAAGTCCGCGTCGGCGACCGGATTATCGGGATAGCATCCTCCGGATTGCACAGCAATGGCTTTTCACTGGTGCGGCGCACCCTCTTTGACGAAGGAAAACTGAAACCATCCGCTAAAATAGCCGGTTTCGACCAGTCCTTGGGGCTCGAGCTCCTCACCCCAACTAAAATTTACGTAAAACCCATCCTCAATCTGATCAAAAATTTTCAAATCCACGGAATTGTGCATATTACCGGTGGGGGCTTTACCGAAAATATCCCCCGCATTATCCCTGCTCAGTGCTGCAGCGTAATTCGCAGAGGAAGCTGGCCCATTCTGCCGATTTTTGATTTACTCCGCGACATCGGCAAGATTGATGCTGAAGAGATGTTTCGGGTGTTCAACATGGGGATCGGAATGGTCTTGATTGTCGCAAAAAATGATGAGGCAGAGATTATCGACCGGCTGGATAAAATGGGTGAGCACGGCTATGCCTTGGGAGAAATTGAAATGCGAGGAAAAGATGACCGATCAGTTTACTTCATCTGA
- the purN gene encoding phosphoribosylglycinamide formyltransferase → MTDQFTSSENQGLRETRRKTVLGVLVSGNGSNLQSLIENIENKKLDGQISVMISNNQSAYALERCRKHNIPTAVVDHRRFAAREDFDRRVIEILKASGVELVVMAGFMRILTPLFFRAFPMKIMNIHPALLPAFSGIHVQQKAIDYGVKFSGCTVHFADEGVDSGPVIIQAVVPVYDDDNASSLSKRILAEEHRIYPQAIQYYAEGRIEINGRKVRILDSSRREYAALINPPLTIA, encoded by the coding sequence ATGACCGATCAGTTTACTTCATCTGAAAATCAAGGGTTAAGAGAGACACGGCGCAAGACTGTCCTGGGCGTGCTTGTTTCAGGAAACGGTTCAAACCTCCAGTCCCTCATAGAAAACATAGAAAACAAAAAACTCGACGGTCAGATTAGCGTAATGATCAGCAACAATCAATCCGCCTACGCGTTGGAGAGGTGTCGAAAACATAATATTCCCACGGCGGTAGTCGATCACCGTCGCTTTGCGGCGAGAGAGGATTTTGACAGACGCGTGATTGAAATCCTCAAAGCATCGGGAGTCGAACTTGTTGTGATGGCAGGGTTCATGCGAATACTGACTCCCCTCTTTTTTCGCGCCTTCCCGATGAAAATAATGAATATCCACCCGGCTCTCCTTCCCGCTTTTTCAGGAATCCATGTCCAGCAGAAGGCAATCGATTATGGGGTGAAATTTTCCGGATGCACCGTTCATTTTGCCGATGAAGGAGTAGATTCCGGTCCCGTAATTATCCAGGCTGTAGTTCCGGTTTATGATGATGATAACGCAAGCAGCCTCTCAAAACGCATTTTGGCAGAGGAGCATCGGATCTATCCCCAGGCCATCCAGTACTACGCTGAAGGCAGAATAGAGATAAATGGCCGCAAGGTGCGCATTCTTGACTCCAGCCGGCGGGAGTATGCAGCCCTTATCAACCCGCCTTTGACAATAGCTTAA
- a CDS encoding ATP-dependent 6-phosphofructokinase, with the protein MKNLHETDIVYDFTIHALGECTIPSPVTVSYFVPEERRLLFNTYLNEFDLLKSPEGLPLSFEMAGPREKIFFDPSKTKAAIVTCGGLCPGINDVIRSLVMELYYRYGVENVIGIKFGFQGFIHKYGHPVIQLTPDVVKDINNLGGSILSSSRGRQDIDEMVDALKRMNIDLLFTVGGDGTIRGTEGICEEIARRGLNIGVVGIPKTIDNDLNLIQQSFGFDTAVSESVKAIQCAHVEAKGAPNGIGLVKIMGREAGHIAASAALAQNDVNFVLIPEVPFDLDGEKGLLRQIEKRLKESAHCVLLVAEGAGQDIMSQDWKKGEPAACSPLQGATCPYPANRRQLTVETDASGNPRLHDIGAFLKKEIADHFEKTGIEVNIKYIDPSYMIRSVPANASDSRYCGALGQYAVHAGMAGKTGIIVGMVKDEYVHIPLKMIGSGTQLDPLGNIWMRVLEATGQPPSLTND; encoded by the coding sequence ATGAAAAATCTTCATGAAACAGACATCGTTTATGATTTTACGATCCATGCTCTCGGCGAATGCACCATCCCGTCTCCAGTAACCGTCAGCTATTTTGTTCCCGAAGAAAGGAGATTGCTTTTCAATACCTATCTGAACGAGTTCGATTTGCTGAAATCGCCGGAGGGCTTGCCGCTTTCCTTTGAGATGGCCGGACCGCGTGAGAAAATATTCTTCGATCCCTCCAAAACAAAAGCCGCCATTGTTACTTGCGGCGGGCTTTGCCCCGGCATAAACGATGTTATCCGCTCGCTGGTTATGGAACTTTATTATCGCTACGGCGTTGAAAATGTTATTGGCATCAAGTTTGGATTTCAGGGATTTATTCATAAATACGGCCATCCGGTAATTCAGCTCACACCCGATGTCGTAAAAGACATCAATAACCTGGGGGGATCAATTCTCTCCTCCTCCCGGGGACGTCAGGATATAGACGAGATGGTGGACGCCCTGAAAAGAATGAACATTGACCTGCTTTTCACAGTAGGCGGAGACGGCACCATAAGGGGAACGGAGGGCATCTGCGAAGAGATTGCGCGCCGCGGTCTGAATATTGGGGTTGTCGGGATACCCAAGACTATCGACAACGACCTGAACCTGATACAGCAGTCCTTCGGCTTCGATACAGCCGTTTCCGAATCGGTCAAGGCAATCCAGTGCGCCCATGTAGAGGCCAAGGGAGCGCCCAATGGCATTGGCCTTGTCAAGATCATGGGACGGGAAGCCGGCCATATTGCGGCAAGCGCCGCTTTGGCACAAAATGATGTAAATTTTGTTCTCATCCCGGAGGTTCCCTTTGATTTGGATGGTGAAAAGGGGCTGCTCAGGCAAATCGAAAAAAGGCTGAAAGAAAGCGCCCATTGCGTTCTTCTTGTCGCCGAAGGCGCGGGCCAGGACATCATGTCTCAGGACTGGAAAAAGGGGGAGCCTGCCGCCTGCAGCCCTTTGCAAGGGGCAACTTGTCCATATCCGGCCAACCGGCGACAGTTGACTGTTGAGACAGACGCCTCGGGCAACCCCCGGCTGCACGACATCGGCGCCTTCCTGAAAAAAGAGATTGCTGATCACTTTGAAAAAACGGGCATTGAAGTTAACATCAAGTATATCGACCCCAGCTACATGATCCGCAGCGTTCCGGCAAACGCCAGTGACAGCCGCTACTGCGGCGCCCTCGGACAATACGCCGTTCATGCGGGAATGGCAGGGAAAACAGGGATAATTGTCGGCATGGTGAAGGATGAATACGTCCATATTCCCCTCAAGATGATTGGTTCCGGCACGCAGCTCGATCCCCTGGGAAATATCTGGATGAGGGTTCTGGAAGCTACCGGCCAGCCCCCTTCCCTTACTAATGATTAA
- the rpmB gene encoding 50S ribosomal protein L28 produces the protein MSRVCEICGKKSLKGNKVSHANNKHSKVWQPNLQKIRCVDDKSGGVKQVKVCTRCIRSGFVKKIV, from the coding sequence ATGTCAAGAGTTTGTGAAATATGTGGGAAGAAGTCGTTGAAGGGCAATAAGGTAAGCCATGCCAATAACAAGCATTCCAAGGTCTGGCAACCAAACCTCCAGAAAATCCGTTGCGTTGACGATAAATCGGGAGGGGTCAAGCAGGTTAAGGTTTGTACCCGCTGCATCCGGTCCGGTTTTGTCAAAAAAATTGTTTAA
- the recJ gene encoding single-stranded-DNA-specific exonuclease RecJ, whose product MSVHDLPITRWQLREENREAQYLLVRALGISPIVSGIIINRDIGTPDEIRRYLSPSLHDLHNPFLMRDMKKAVECFITAFQQKKKIVVFGDYDADGITSVAVLLRFISEIHGNASFYIPDRVAEGYGLNMASVKRFHSEGVGLIVTVDCGMANHEEIALAKELGIDVIVLDHHEPSESLPPADAIVNPKRADCNFPFKQLAAVGIVFNFLIALRGALRSEGFWSNGKCPNLRGYLDLVALGTIGDVVPLVDENRIFAKIGMELISQGSRIGIRALKMVCGLEGKPIEASRASYTLIPRINAAGRVSSAANAVELLLSENSGEAFILAQKLENFNKKRQLLERAIFAQLLETVSKAATSGDNEPMVFSSPDWHPGVIGIVASKLADRFGRPAILISIKDGLGKGSGRSAADFNLFEGIKRCESHLLAYGGHRYAAGILIEEENIAPFTKQLGEIINDSCPEQEFASGTAIDAQCLLTDVNHELLEQIQMLAPFGSGNQEPILLARNVSVSSLAIVGNNHLKMRVSNNGISRDSIWFNKGQYLPIISQAMLDIVFTPKINDWNGGENIQLIMKDAQVKKN is encoded by the coding sequence ATGTCCGTTCATGATCTCCCGATAACCCGCTGGCAATTGCGGGAAGAAAACAGAGAAGCTCAGTATCTGCTCGTTCGGGCTCTGGGAATAAGCCCTATCGTTTCCGGGATCATTATCAATCGCGACATCGGCACCCCTGATGAAATCAGACGTTACCTGTCCCCTTCCCTTCACGACCTTCATAATCCTTTTTTAATGCGGGACATGAAAAAGGCCGTTGAGTGTTTTATCACCGCTTTCCAGCAAAAGAAAAAAATCGTCGTTTTTGGCGATTACGACGCAGACGGAATAACCTCGGTCGCTGTGCTTTTGCGTTTTATTAGCGAAATACATGGCAATGCAAGTTTCTACATACCGGACAGGGTGGCGGAGGGATATGGTCTTAACATGGCCTCCGTTAAACGATTCCACTCCGAAGGGGTGGGGCTTATTGTTACCGTTGATTGCGGCATGGCAAATCATGAGGAAATAGCGCTCGCCAAAGAGCTGGGCATCGACGTTATTGTCCTCGATCACCATGAACCCTCGGAATCCCTGCCGCCGGCTGACGCAATCGTCAATCCGAAGCGCGCCGATTGCAACTTTCCTTTCAAACAACTGGCTGCCGTCGGCATTGTTTTTAATTTCCTGATCGCCCTGCGCGGCGCCTTGCGCAGCGAGGGGTTCTGGAGCAACGGCAAATGCCCTAATCTGCGGGGCTATCTTGATCTCGTTGCGTTGGGCACCATTGGCGATGTTGTTCCGCTGGTCGATGAAAACAGGATATTCGCTAAAATAGGCATGGAACTGATATCGCAGGGATCAAGAATTGGGATACGCGCGCTGAAAATGGTATGCGGACTGGAGGGAAAGCCGATAGAGGCAAGCAGGGCATCCTATACCCTCATCCCCCGGATTAATGCGGCGGGCAGGGTTTCGTCGGCGGCAAATGCCGTTGAACTGCTCCTTTCCGAAAACTCGGGAGAGGCTTTCATTCTCGCGCAAAAACTCGAAAATTTTAACAAAAAAAGACAGTTGCTGGAAAGGGCGATTTTCGCTCAACTGCTGGAAACCGTTTCAAAAGCCGCAACTTCCGGGGATAATGAACCAATGGTTTTCTCCTCTCCGGACTGGCATCCAGGCGTGATCGGGATTGTCGCCTCAAAACTGGCGGATCGTTTTGGCCGACCGGCGATACTTATCAGCATCAAAGATGGATTGGGCAAGGGCTCGGGACGCAGCGCCGCAGATTTTAATCTCTTCGAGGGAATCAAGCGTTGTGAATCGCATCTACTGGCCTACGGAGGCCATCGCTATGCGGCAGGCATCCTGATCGAGGAAGAAAATATAGCCCCGTTCACAAAGCAGTTGGGTGAAATTATCAACGACAGCTGTCCGGAACAGGAATTCGCCTCCGGCACCGCAATTGACGCCCAGTGCCTGCTTACCGACGTAAACCATGAACTGCTTGAACAAATTCAGATGCTGGCCCCTTTTGGCAGCGGCAATCAGGAACCGATCCTCTTGGCCAGAAATGTCAGCGTTTCTTCTTTGGCAATTGTCGGAAACAACCATTTAAAAATGCGCGTGAGCAATAACGGCATCTCCCGGGACTCTATCTGGTTCAACAAGGGCCAGTACCTCCCCATAATCAGCCAAGCTATGCTCGATATTGTCTTTACCCCAAAAATCAATGACTGGAACGGAGGGGAAAACATCCAATTGATAATGAAAGACGCGCAAGTCAAAAAAAACTAA
- a CDS encoding ABC transporter ATP-binding protein, with the protein MAQKLLQLNNISVVYSDVIQVLKGVSLSVEQGQIVSLLGSNGAGKTTTLKAISGLLKPENGMVTEGAILYKERPMHNKSPEEITRNGIIQVLEGRQPFKYLTIEENLRVGTATRSGKPYQEDLDKVYNYFPALSTMRKRLAGYCSGGELQMLVIGRGLMAHPELLLLDEPSLGLAPILVREIFGIIKRINEEEGTTIILVEQNAQMALQIAHYGYVMENGKIVMEGSAEAVRENPDIKEFYLGMSVTGDAKSYDEVKSYRRRKRWL; encoded by the coding sequence ATGGCACAAAAATTATTGCAGCTCAACAACATTTCAGTTGTTTACTCGGACGTAATCCAGGTTCTCAAGGGTGTCTCGCTGTCGGTTGAGCAGGGTCAGATTGTCTCCCTACTGGGAAGCAACGGGGCAGGCAAGACGACAACCCTGAAGGCAATATCGGGACTTCTGAAGCCGGAAAACGGAATGGTAACGGAGGGGGCGATTCTTTATAAGGAGCGTCCGATGCATAACAAATCTCCGGAAGAAATCACCCGAAACGGCATTATCCAGGTATTAGAAGGGAGACAACCGTTCAAGTATTTAACAATAGAAGAAAATCTCCGCGTGGGAACGGCGACAAGATCAGGGAAGCCATACCAGGAAGACCTCGACAAGGTTTATAATTATTTCCCCGCCTTAAGTACGATGCGCAAAAGACTCGCCGGTTACTGCAGCGGCGGAGAATTGCAGATGCTCGTTATTGGACGGGGGCTCATGGCACATCCGGAATTGCTGCTTCTGGACGAACCCTCCCTTGGTTTGGCGCCGATCCTTGTACGGGAAATCTTCGGCATCATAAAAAGGATAAACGAAGAAGAGGGAACCACTATCATCCTTGTTGAACAAAACGCCCAGATGGCCCTCCAGATTGCCCATTACGGCTACGTAATGGAAAATGGCAAGATTGTTATGGAGGGCTCCGCGGAGGCCGTCCGTGAAAACCCGGATATCAAGGAATTCTATCTGGGAATGTCGGTAACAGGGGATGCCAAATCTTATGACGAGGTAAAATCCTACCGGCGTAGAAAAAGATGGCTTTAG
- a CDS encoding branched-chain amino acid ABC transporter permease, producing the protein MKKIQLHPCGNFNESYDRELTIFSTDFGRIWAIVGIILLLSVPLMPLSPYLIYVMNITGIAAISVIGLNLLTGFTGQISLGHGAFFGVGAYAGAILATRLNLPIFITIPAAGLITAGVGMIFGVPSGRLKGLYLTIATLAGQFIIEYVLVHWEYMTKGTMGITMPMPVFFGFTIQGDIPFYYIIFPLLALMLWIAVNLIRTRFGRAWIAIRDNDRAAEGMGIPIFPYKVFAFAVSSFYAGFAGALWAYYMGSITTEPFNLSLSVEYLAMVIIGGLGSISGSIFGAVFITVLNELLRFMTDSLMNSAIVTQLGLSLAPLREFFYGVAIVLFILFEPRGLAEVWRIVRSNFRLWPFPY; encoded by the coding sequence ATGAAAAAAATCCAGTTACATCCCTGCGGCAACTTCAACGAGTCTTATGACCGGGAGCTTACAATCTTTTCTACCGACTTCGGCAGGATTTGGGCCATAGTCGGGATTATCTTGCTTTTATCCGTGCCGCTGATGCCGCTCAGCCCTTATCTTATTTATGTGATGAATATCACCGGAATAGCGGCAATTTCAGTAATCGGCTTGAATCTGCTGACCGGTTTTACCGGACAGATATCGCTCGGCCACGGGGCGTTCTTCGGTGTCGGCGCTTATGCCGGGGCGATTCTGGCGACCAGGCTTAATCTGCCGATATTTATCACTATCCCTGCCGCCGGATTGATAACCGCCGGGGTGGGCATGATTTTCGGCGTGCCCTCCGGACGTCTCAAGGGACTGTATTTGACTATTGCCACCTTGGCCGGTCAGTTTATAATCGAGTATGTACTGGTGCATTGGGAATATATGACAAAGGGAACGATGGGAATCACGATGCCAATGCCCGTGTTCTTCGGATTCACCATCCAGGGGGATATTCCCTTTTATTATATAATTTTCCCGCTGCTCGCCTTGATGCTGTGGATCGCCGTCAATCTGATCCGCACGCGTTTTGGGAGAGCGTGGATTGCGATCAGGGATAACGACCGGGCGGCGGAAGGAATGGGAATTCCCATTTTCCCTTACAAGGTCTTTGCGTTTGCCGTCAGCTCTTTTTATGCCGGTTTTGCCGGCGCCCTTTGGGCGTATTATATGGGCAGCATCACGACTGAACCGTTCAATCTCTCACTTTCCGTGGAGTATCTGGCGATGGTGATTATCGGCGGCTTGGGAAGCATTTCCGGTTCCATTTTTGGCGCCGTGTTCATTACAGTGCTAAACGAGCTACTGCGGTTTATGACCGATTCCCTGATGAACAGCGCAATCGTCACGCAACTGGGTCTGAGCCTGGCGCCTCTGCGGGAATTTTTTTACGGGGTTGCCATCGTTCTCTTTATTCTGTTTGAACCGCGCGGATTAGCGGAGGTGTGGCGAATCGTTCGCTCCAACTTCCGCCTCTGGCCTTTCCCTTACTGA
- a CDS encoding branched-chain amino acid ABC transporter permease, with protein sequence MDFFLQLLIGGLSVGFVYGLSAMGFVMIFKSSSVLNFAHGELLALGGYFFLIFITVVKLPVILAFIFTLVACFITGILIERVFLRPLIGEKLIFVIMLTVGLAAMFKGIILLIWGGNLYTYPNFLPEAMGFRLGVVSIPPVYVATFGIGIFFLIIFGLFFKFSSQGIYMRSVADNQRAALSLGVNVRRVFALSWAIAALVAGMSGIVLGIINGVNVHDLSALGLKVFPVIILGGLDSIGGAIVGGLIIGLLETFTGGYISPSLRDVVPYIILVLILLIKPYGLFGLKEIERV encoded by the coding sequence GTGGATTTCTTTTTGCAGTTGCTCATCGGAGGTCTTTCCGTCGGTTTCGTCTATGGACTTTCCGCGATGGGGTTTGTAATGATCTTCAAATCGTCAAGCGTTTTGAACTTTGCGCATGGCGAATTGCTCGCACTGGGCGGTTATTTCTTTCTGATCTTCATCACGGTTGTCAAGCTGCCGGTTATTCTCGCTTTTATCTTTACGCTTGTTGCCTGCTTTATTACCGGAATCCTGATTGAAAGGGTTTTTCTCCGGCCCTTGATTGGCGAGAAACTGATCTTTGTCATTATGCTGACGGTTGGTCTGGCGGCAATGTTCAAAGGGATAATTCTGCTTATCTGGGGAGGGAATCTTTACACATACCCCAATTTTCTTCCGGAGGCGATGGGCTTTAGGTTAGGGGTGGTCAGCATCCCGCCTGTTTATGTGGCGACTTTTGGGATAGGCATCTTCTTTTTGATAATCTTCGGTCTTTTCTTTAAATTTTCCTCACAGGGAATTTACATGCGCTCTGTTGCCGACAACCAGCGGGCTGCCCTTTCTCTCGGCGTCAATGTAAGACGCGTTTTTGCCCTTTCCTGGGCGATAGCCGCCCTTGTAGCCGGGATGAGCGGCATAGTGCTGGGAATCATCAACGGCGTCAATGTTCACGATCTGTCTGCCTTGGGTTTAAAGGTGTTTCCGGTAATCATTCTGGGAGGGCTTGACAGCATCGGCGGCGCGATTGTCGGCGGCCTGATAATTGGTCTTTTGGAGACGTTTACCGGGGGATATATCTCCCCCTCGTTGCGCGATGTTGTGCCTTATATCATCCTGGTGCTTATTCTGCTGATCAAGCCATACGGTTTGTTCGGGTTAAAAGAAATCGAACGGGTCTAA